TGCTAAGGTTTGAATATCCGTATCCGCCGCCGTTAAAAAAATAATTGATGCGGGGGTTTGTTCAATAAAAATAACCCCTTCGGTGTCGGGGTTCCATCCCCCAGGTGTGGCTGCAATTCTGTGCATTTTAATTCCAAAATAAAGTTAATCCTGATCCTGATCTCGATGCACAATATTCGGAGAAAAAGCCGGAAGACAAACCGCCACATATTCCGCACCTTCTTCGGTTGGTGTACTATAACGTACCCATTCCCCTTTATGCGTAATTACCGCTTGTCCTGCTAAAATATCCCGTTGACCTCCTTCATATTCAACTCGTAATAATCCTTTTAAAACTACCGTAAATTCATCAAATTCCGGTCGTTGTCCCGGTTCGATCCAACCCCCCGGAGAACGCATATAAGCAACACTTACCGCGTCCGTTTGACTATTAACTCGTCCAATATATTCATCAATTAATTTGGGTTTATTTCCCGCCGCCGTAATCCGACTTGGTTGTTCAATAAAATCGGGCATAACAATTGTATGACGAAAGTTTAAGTTTTCATAATTTATACAAATGTTAACCTATTATATCATGATTTTAGGTGCCGGATCAATAAAAATTTGCCACAATCAAGACTAGAAAAACGAGTTCTTAAGTTTTGGCAGGGTTTGTATGCTTAACACAGTTCTTCGCAACCGTTATAAAATTATCTGCTCCATTGCGAGTGGGGGATTTGGCGAAACCTACCTAGCGAAAGATTTAGATTTACCAGGACATCCCCAATGTGTTGTTAAGCAACTCAAACCTCAGTCTTCCCAACCTACTATTTTAAATACTGCTCGTCGTTTATTTGAAACAGAAGCTCAAACCCTTTATCAGTTAGGAGAACATCCTCAAATCCCTCGTTTATTAGCCCACTTTGAAGAAAATAATGAGTTTTATTTAGTGCAAGAATTTATTGAGGGTTGGGATTTACGTCAGGAATTGATCTCTGAATCCTATGGGGATGAAATAAAAGTGATTAATCTCCTCCAAGAACTGTTAAAAATTCTCGAATTTGTTCATAATCATAACGTAATTCACCGAGATATTAAACCCTCTAATTTAATGCGTCGCAATCCAGATCAAAAGCTAGTTTTAATTGATTTTGGTGCGGTCAAAAAAATTATGATTGAAACTGCTAACTCTGAAGCAGTAATCACCTCTAGTATTGCTATTGGAACTTCGGGTTATATGCCACCAGAACAAACCCAGGGTAAACCTCGATTCTGTAGTGATATTTACGCGGTAGGGATGTTAGCAATTCAAGCCTTAACAGGAGTATTACCCCATCAACTTCCTGAAAATCCCCAAACTCATGAAATTAAGTGGAGATCCCTGCTATTAAAAAATAATACTCAAACTCAACTTCCGCTTTTATATGATATTTTAGATAAAATGGTACGTTATGATTTTCGAGATCGCTATCAAACGGTAACAGAAGTTTTACAAGACTTATCTGGATTAATAGATCCCACTCCTGCGGTTAAATCTTCGTTTATACCCAATAAAATCAGAGAAAAATTAGAATATTTACCCTCTGAGTTAAATAATCGTCAAACTCTAGCAACTATTGTTTTTACGGATGCGGTTGGATTTAGTGCCAGAATGTCTAAAGATGAAGTAGTGACTCTAACTTTAATTCGTCGTGATTTGCACCGAATGAGAACATTATGTCAGGAGTTTAATGGATTTGTAATTAAATCTACAGGGGATGGATTATTAATGTACTTTTCTAGTGCAATTCAAGCGGTTAACTGTGCAATTGAAATTCAAGAAGATTTAGCAAAAACAGCACAAAATTTATCAGAAAATGAAGTTTTATTACATCGAATTGGCATCCATTTAGGTGATGTTTTTATTCAAGATCAAGATGTCATGGGAAATGGAGTTAATATTGCTGCACGCTTAGAAGGAAAAGCTCAACCTGGGGGAATTTGTATTTCTAAAATTGTTTATGATGTAGTCAAAAATTCTTTGAAAGTTTCTGTTAGCTATTTAGGTGAATTAGAATTAAAAAATATTTCTGAACCCATGCCAAGTTATTTAATATTACCGATCTCATTTTCAACTCAAACCTCAGTAAAAACCCCAGTAAAACCTATCAATCAATTTTGCCTTAAATCGACATCTCAAGATGATCGAGATCGACATATTTTACTTAATAAAGTCAGAAATTTTTGGGTAAAAGGAGTTTTAGAAACATCCTTATATGGTCGAGCCATGATAGAATTAGGGTTAGAATTTCGTTTAGATTTGGTTGAAAGACCTTGGGATATTTTATGGGGAACTCCTGATGATCATCAAGACCGTTTACCGCAAGGAATAAAAGTGAGTCAAAAGTTTTTAGAATTGGGAGAAGGGCGATCACTTTTAATTTTAGGAGAACCCGGAGCAGGAAAAACCACAACTTTATTAGAATTGGCGAAAGATTTAATTGAACACGCTGAACAAGATATTAATCAGTTAATTCCTGTGGTGTTTAATTTATCTTCTTGGAAAGGGGGAAAACAAGCGATCGCCGATTGGTTAATTTCCGAATTGAATACTCAATATCAAGTCTCTAAAGCCTTGGCAAAACGGCTAGTTGAGTCGAATCAATTATTGTTATTATTAGATGGATTAGATGAAGTTAGTTTAGAAAATCGAGAAAACTGTGCGATCGCATTAAACCAATTTTTGCAAACAAATGGGGATCAGGAAATTGTTGTTTGTAGTCGTATTGGCGATTATCAAGCACTAAAAACTCGCCTCAAATTACAAACCGCAATTTGTTTACAACCCTTAACATTAGATCAAGTTCAAGACTATTTTAATCGTGCAGGTTCAGAACTCGCCACAGTAAAGATGGCATTAAAAACCGATCTTATTTTACAAGAATTAACCCAATCTCCCTTAATGTTGAGTATCATCACCCTAGCTTATTCAGGAATTTTACCTTCAGATTTCTTAGAATTTAGTACCATTGAAGGCAGAAGAACCCATTTATTTGATACTTATATTAAACGGATGTTCTTACGTCGCCGTGTAAACAAACGCTATTCTCAGGAAAAAGTTATTCATTACTTAAGTTGGTTGGCTAAAAATATGGTAAAACACTCCCAAACCGTCTTTTCAATCGAATCTTTACAGTTAACTTGGTTAGATAAAAGTTGGCAAAAAGATATCTATACTAGCTTAGTGTATTTAATATTTAATCTAATTTTATGTGTTTTATTTCAAGTTATTCTATCCAGTGTTGTAACTTTATTTCGAGACACAATTCAGATTTCTAATGATTCTATGATAATTATTTTTGATGGTTTATTTTTGGGATTATTGAATGGTTATATATTGGGAACAATTTTTATTTTACTTAGGAAAAGATTATCACATCCAATCGGAGCTATTCTATTAATCTTAATTAATGGATTAACTCAATTTATATTGTGGATGATCATTTCGCAAAATTCTATGGATTTTGGACTGATTGGCGGTTTGTCTGGCGGATTAATTGCACTGATTAATTTACAGTTAATCAATGATAAAATTGTTCCTACAGAGACGTTGAAATGGTCATGGAATCAGGCTAAAAAAAGTTTAACCAGAAGTTTGTTTTGGGGATTAGGGATTGGAGCTTTCATTGGCATAACTTATACCTTTATTACGCTTTTAAATTTTGCTTTTACAATGACCTATAATAGTATTGATGAATCAATACCAACTTTTTCTTTTAAACTGGCAGAACAGCCTATAGTTCTTTTTGTTTTTATGTTAATTAATATTATGGTTTTCAGCTTAATTTTTGAAATCATCGGAGGAATCATCGGAGGAATTTTAGGGGGATTAATGGGTACAACTATTGAAAACAGGACTATCCCGAATCAAGGAATTTTTCAATCTCTTAAAAATGCAGTTATTTTAAGCGTTGTTTCTATAATATTTTTAGAAATTTTTACTAAAGTTTTAGGTTTTTACTTACCCATTTCAAACGGAATTACATTAGGAATCTTAGTTGGATTAATAGGAGGAGGTGGCGCAGCTATTAAACATTTTATTCTGCGGTGTATTCTCTGTTTAAATCGATCTATTCCTTGGAATTATGCTAAATTTTTAGATGCCGCCGTCGGCTGGATATTTTTACAAAAAATTGGAGGAAGCTATATCTTTATTCATCGCTTACTCTTAGAACACTTTGCTCAATTAAATCGTTAATTCAACATGAAAAACACAACCCGATTATTAATTATTTTAAATATAACGTTAATCTCGATTGCCTTACTTTGGGTCATTGGGGGAAATATCTATGCTCAACAGCAAAAGCAACCTATCGATCAATATTGGGATAATTTTTTTGAAAAAAAAATCGGAATAGTAAAAACCAATCAATCAGCTTTAAAACTCGAAAAATTAAAAAGTATTGTTAATTATTTTAACAAGTTGAATGATAGGGAAGCAATCAAGTTATATTTAGAAAATCAACTAGAAAATCCGTTACAAACTATTGATATTGCCCCCCAACATCATATTTTAACTGATTTTGATCCTCAATTAACGGCTATTCGCCATCAAATTTTAACGAGTGATCCTCCTCAATTGGATACTGAAATCTATTGGAATGCGACTTGGGAAACTCCTTTACCTAGCTTTTTGTCCTTTGCTAATTTACAACAATTTTTAGCTTTAGATAGTTTAGATAAAATCCGTTCAGGTCAAATTCAAGAAGTTTTAGATAATTTAGAACTCAGTTGGAGAATCCGAGAATCCATCAGAAANAGCGCTACGCGCATACGTTAGGACAATTTCTAAATGCAGCATCCACGCATTCTCTGACGGTTTGAAATTCGTTTAATCTCTGTTTCATCCATGTCTTTAAAACAGCCCACCAGTTTTCAATCTTGTTCAAGTCGGGAGAATATGGGGGCAAATACCAAATTTTACATCCGGCTTCTTCGACGAGTTCTTTGATATATTCCCCTTGATGAAAGCTGGCATTATCAATAATAATAATGTCTCCTGGTTCTAGCACTGGCAGCAAACAATTCTTTAACCAGGTTTCAAATAAATCTTTATTACATGACCCCTCAAAGGTTAAAGGAGCCAATAATTTACCTTCTTTCAATGCTGATAGCCAACTGACTCTTTCTCTTCTTTTACCGGACTTGAGTGCATAACATCTTTCCCCTATCGGGCTGTAGCCATACGGGTAATCCTCTCTATTATCAAATCCCGCTTCATCTACATAAACTTTTCTGCTCCTTTCTATTCCCTCTAGTTTTTGAAGAAATTCTCGTCTTTTTTCTTCATCTCTTTCTCGATACCCATAAGTTTTTTTTTTCGACTTATACCCAGTTTTCGACAAGCATAACTAATATTCTGTTGCGTCGCCTCACACCCCCATAATTGGGCCATTTGTTTTTGAGTCTTGTCACTATTTTTTTTCACGAATTCTTTAAATTTTTCTAACTCCTGAATTTTCGGTTGAGTTCCTACTCCTACCTGTCGGCTAGCCTGATAGTCTCCTGTTTCTCTTTCTTTTTTCAGCCACAGATCTAATGTGTTGCGACTTATTTTAAAGAAACGACTTACCTCTATTTTCTTTTCTCCTCTTTTCACGGCTGCGATCGCCTTGGAGCGTAAATCGTAACTATAAGGTGCCGGCATAACTATTTTCCGATATTGAGGTATTACTGCATCTTATCATACTTTTGTCCTAACCATAGCGCGTAGCGCTATATCTTCAATTCTGATCAATAATCTGACTAAAC
This genomic interval from Planktothrix serta PCC 8927 contains the following:
- a CDS encoding cupin domain-containing protein — encoded protein: MPDFIEQPSRITAAGNKPKLIDEYIGRVNSQTDAVSVAYMRSPGGWIEPGQRPEFDEFTVVLKGLLRVEYEGGQRDILAGQAVITHKGEWVRYSTPTEEGAEYVAVCLPAFSPNIVHRDQDQD
- a CDS encoding protein kinase domain-containing protein encodes the protein MLNTVLRNRYKIICSIASGGFGETYLAKDLDLPGHPQCVVKQLKPQSSQPTILNTARRLFETEAQTLYQLGEHPQIPRLLAHFEENNEFYLVQEFIEGWDLRQELISESYGDEIKVINLLQELLKILEFVHNHNVIHRDIKPSNLMRRNPDQKLVLIDFGAVKKIMIETANSEAVITSSIAIGTSGYMPPEQTQGKPRFCSDIYAVGMLAIQALTGVLPHQLPENPQTHEIKWRSLLLKNNTQTQLPLLYDILDKMVRYDFRDRYQTVTEVLQDLSGLIDPTPAVKSSFIPNKIREKLEYLPSELNNRQTLATIVFTDAVGFSARMSKDEVVTLTLIRRDLHRMRTLCQEFNGFVIKSTGDGLLMYFSSAIQAVNCAIEIQEDLAKTAQNLSENEVLLHRIGIHLGDVFIQDQDVMGNGVNIAARLEGKAQPGGICISKIVYDVVKNSLKVSVSYLGELELKNISEPMPSYLILPISFSTQTSVKTPVKPINQFCLKSTSQDDRDRHILLNKVRNFWVKGVLETSLYGRAMIELGLEFRLDLVERPWDILWGTPDDHQDRLPQGIKVSQKFLELGEGRSLLILGEPGAGKTTTLLELAKDLIEHAEQDINQLIPVVFNLSSWKGGKQAIADWLISELNTQYQVSKALAKRLVESNQLLLLLDGLDEVSLENRENCAIALNQFLQTNGDQEIVVCSRIGDYQALKTRLKLQTAICLQPLTLDQVQDYFNRAGSELATVKMALKTDLILQELTQSPLMLSIITLAYSGILPSDFLEFSTIEGRRTHLFDTYIKRMFLRRRVNKRYSQEKVIHYLSWLAKNMVKHSQTVFSIESLQLTWLDKSWQKDIYTSLVYLIFNLILCVLFQVILSSVVTLFRDTIQISNDSMIIIFDGLFLGLLNGYILGTIFILLRKRLSHPIGAILLILINGLTQFILWMIISQNSMDFGLIGGLSGGLIALINLQLINDKIVPTETLKWSWNQAKKSLTRSLFWGLGIGAFIGITYTFITLLNFAFTMTYNSIDESIPTFSFKLAEQPIVLFVFMLINIMVFSLIFEIIGGIIGGILGGLMGTTIENRTIPNQGIFQSLKNAVILSVVSIIFLEIFTKVLGFYLPISNGITLGILVGLIGGGGAAIKHFILRCILCLNRSIPWNYAKFLDAAVGWIFLQKIGGSYIFIHRLLLEHFAQLNR
- a CDS encoding IS630 family transposase (programmed frameshift); amino-acid sequence: MPAPYSYDLRSKAIAAVKRGEKKIEVSRFFKISRNTLDLWLKKERETGDYQASRQVGVGTQPKIQELEKFKEFVKKNSDKTQKQMAQLWGCEATQQNISYACRKLGISRKKTYGYRERDEEKRREFLQKLEGIERSRKVYVDEAGFDNREDYPYGYSPIGERCYALKSGKRRERVSWLSALKEGKLLAPLTFEGSCNKDLFETWLKNCLLPVLEPGDIIIIDNASFHQGEYIKELVEEAGCKIWYLPPYSPDLNKIENWWAVLKTWMKQRLNEFQTVRECVDAAFRNCPNVCA